In the genome of Oryzias melastigma strain HK-1 linkage group LG4, ASM292280v2, whole genome shotgun sequence, the window AAAGGCATGTTAGCACGTGAAAATCCAAGATTTtcatagatatatatatactgtatatacagcATTCTGTAGGTAcccctcaagtttaaagacaaCCTTTTGTGCATTAACAGCCTATAATGctgaaaatacagcaaatagacatttatcaaatatctttttgatttagttctctgattattttcagtgtttaaagcacatttcaaacaaaaaacataaaacatcagTAATTAATCAATACATATCAAAactattgttattttaaattgtatctaGTCTAGCCCTTAcctattttttctgctgttctTAATTTTTTGTACTGTAGcatgtttgttcttttgttcTATGAAGCCTAATGAggacattttttatgatattaGGCTATATCAATAAAACTGAATCGAATTGAGTTTCGTAAactcatttcaaatgtttattcATCCTGACTTGGTTTTtgcataaatgaataaagttgaaaaaaaaagagtgtacGTGCTGCCATTTTTATAAATGGccaacattttggatttttcccgTGGCGAACGTGCTTTTCTGAAAGGGATCCCATGGTTTCTAAAATGTGGAGCTTGTACCACAAAACGGATNNNNNNNNNNNNNNNNNNNNNNNNNNNNNNNNNNNNNNNNNNNNNNNNNNNNNNNNNNNNNNNNNNNNNNNNNNNNNNNNNNNNNNNNNNNNNNNNNNNNNNNNNNNNNNNNNNNNNNNNNNNNNNNNNNNNNNNNNNNNNNNNNNNNNNNNNNNNNNNNNNNNNNNNNNNNNNNNNNNNNNNNNNNNNNNNNNNNNNNNNNNNNNNNNNNNNNNNNNNNNNNNNNNNNNNNNNNNNNNNNNNNNNNNNNNNNNNNNNNNNNNNNNNNNNNNNNNNNNNNNNNNNNNNNNNNNNNNNNNNNNNNNNNNNNNNNNNNNNNNNNNNNNNNNNNNNNNNNNNNNNNNNNNNNNNNNNNNNNNNNNNNNacattttggatttttcccgTGGCGAACTTGCTTTTCTGAAAGGGATCCcatgatttctaaaatgtggtgcttgtaccacaaaatgcataATTGTCTGAAATATGAACCTAATTGGCTCCGCTACAGGGTTTCCCAGCCCTCTCCTCATATTAGCCTTCCTTTAAATATGTGTAGAAGATTGGTGAgaccatatatatataaaaatgacttttgatcAACTCAacagagattctggcaaactgTCTGACGAACGTATGgatgaagatttgttttttgacaGGGTGTTGTTAGGCTGTAGAATGAATACATGGATGTTCTTTTCAATCCCAACACAATTCTTCCATGTTAAAACAGGAACTTTAGGGCTAGTCCATCCACCGGTGGAGCTGAGGTCATTGAGGTGCTTAGAAAAGTCTGTGACTTGAGAAACAAAGTTTCTAAACTATTGTTTAAACATCAGTGGGCAATAACTCTGCATTGGAAAACTAAAGTTCAGGTTTCCTCTTTTAAGAAATGGACCAGCAGGTGTGTTTCACGTATGCAGAAATACCCATCAAAGGTATTTGTGCTCCTGTTTTAGATCAGTGGCCTTTTAGACTTCATTCACATTTAAACATGTGGCGCCTGGCACGTATGAACACACTGATGGATATCcgataaaagttaatttttgtgTCACACAAACTTCTGAAAAGAAGTAGCAAGTAGCAAGTAGCAATGATACAGAATGACAAGTGCCTCCTCTTGACAACCAGTTCCAATGAAGCTGAAACAACCAATGTGTCTGCAGTGGTTTGATCCACAAGTTCTCAAAACCAAACTTCCTGACTGTCCAATGCATTCTCACTTACAACTCGTCATATGTAGACGTATGGCTTGGGCCccttctgtgtcacttttttatgctttgggtgtccccaactcatggttttttgacgtgctggctgttcctatgaATGAGGGGTCCCCACCCTGTGGctgcaaaccggtaccggtctgtTACCGCGTCCAGTACCCCATCCCACCCGACAGCCAgcacataaaataaacatccatCACGTCCAAAAAGGACAAGTTGGGGtgacccaaaatgtcaaaaagaccTGAACATACGTCCAAATATGacgagttggaagtgagaatgtgtattAATATCTTCAGATGATGATGAGTTGTGcctctttatttaataaacattgttacacagaaaaaaaactctggttGCGCACTTAtgctgcacaaaaataaaaccacgtTGACCTCGTTTGACGTTTTCCGTGTTCATGAGCTTGAAGATGTGGATCCTCAgtggaaaagaaataaaatgtgatcTCTCTTTGCAGCATTCCTGCATTTCTTTTGTCTTCTAACAGATGTTCCAACATTTCCTTGACTGTCTGTCTCATTCCCCAGTAGATGGTCCCGCTTTCTGAGTCTAACTTTGAACTTAGaaggagtttttcttttcactaTTGATCACAGTGATTACCCCCAAAATCCAATATAATCTGTTGGACATTTAATAGTAGAATACAGTAAAGACAAATTGGCTATAATGACCATCATGAATCTTTTGTGTAGTCCACAGAGACTGTCTAAGTCAACTGgagctttaaataataataaactaacTGAAATGAAGCTGGTCACTCGGGGCCAAAGGATAGGACAGTCAGGGTTTTGGAATAAGGGGTGATTTTGTTGGGAGGGGGGTTCTAATGGTATTGACTAGATATTTTGATAGTATTAAGAGAATTAGCGAGTAATGTTTGTCTTAAAGTACTGTCTTAGTTTTTACAGACCAACGCTGATGAAGCCGTTAATTGCTGGCAGTAAAGCACAGAGAGGAAGCACAGAGCCAGAGACTTCCTGTCTCACCTGCAGAGTTGGGAGTGGAGGGTGAGTTTGCTTGGCTTCCGTGTGAGGATGCATTAGCCGCACTGACGGCAGTTCTCGCAGCGTACATGTTGGCCTCCTCCTGGAACTTAccaatgtttttcttgtatCTGATTCTTTTATTCCCAAACCAGTTGGAAACCtgagcgaaaaaaaaaaaacaaaacagaatgcagttttattttcaaggaAATTAAGGAGCTTAAAACACAATGGCTGTGCTTTGCTCACGTGGGCTTTAATGGTGTGGGTAACACTGCGGAGAGCAACTGTCAGCAGCAGGGCTTCACAGGCTGCTGCTGTGAATCTGCATTAGTGTCGGAGTGAAATGATTTGCCATTAAAAGTCTCATTATGTCACCATGACTGCAGCTGTCATCAGAATTCACGGAAGCAACAATCAGTCAACATCCACAACAACCGCTATGGCTAATGGACTCTTTGTAGAGACTGTATGGTAGaaaacccaaagaaaatgagaaactgcatcaaaataaagccaaaaataTGAAGTGTTGAAGTTCACTCATCCATCTTCTCGTCCTAATTTCTTCAAAACAGGGACAtttgttgctggagcctatcccagctactgtagGGTCAAGGCAGGGTGCTCCTATACCTAATATCCTTCCTGGCACAACCCGTTTGTAGCTAAATCCTGTAAATTAATGTCAAAAGTGTTTTAGGATAAAAGTATTAACATTTTAACTTAAGTGTTGtcaggcaaaaaaaagtattttaaagtcaTCAGCAAAACAACAAGGAAATACCAGTACGGTAAAACAAATACTGATAGTTATGACAGTTCAGAACCCTTATATTTGAGTTCAGatcaaaactgaacatttgaaaataggTCAGTTTTGAGAAAGTAGAAAAGTAGAAAAGTTTTCAAGACTTTCAAAAGCAAATAAGTCAACATTGACAATTTTGGTGGGTTTTTTTCTATGCTACACTTTGTAAACGAAGAAAAATGTGGTAATCAAATGTTAAACGCACTTGGATAccgcattcacaccgaacgtgattTTTACGGCAGAGGCTGCCAGTTTCAGTGTTTAGTCAATGGCAAGACTGGAATTGAAGCAATCTAAAGTCCTGCCGCGCGATTTGAGCAGATGGAGGCAGCACAACGGTCTGGGAGCAGCAATGTgatttaataattaaattaccTAAATTTTGGCTGCATCGCTCGGGCTTCCTgaactttgtgatatttttcttattttcattgagtcaataataaaggaaaaaaagtcccttaattttatttttgcttttatttttccccccttGTGTTAATGCAAACCTTCAaactcagccacagagacacagaaacacagcggaagcgactgtcatagaaaacaaatcCCGGAATCTCAGAAAGATCTTGTAAACCCAGACATACAGACGTGTAactaatgtttttgtaaaactcttcccaataaataaaccttatttctcTACATTATccatgtcttccatacattctaaatGAGATATTTacagacaccgctccatgtcgcaatcatgctaaaaacatttgctggtagctcctcccaaaTGCGACCGTGGCATCCAGCACAGGCGGGTGGCAAGCAGCGAATAGAAGAGGGGCGGCCCACGCATATATGTTGTGCCCTACGTTCGGTGTGAACGAAGCTTTACTCTTGTCAATCAAATAGTGAATAAGCTTCTCTGTAGAGTTAATTTGTTTGCTAATCTGAGTGATGATGATATAAATTCACCAATGTTGTTTGTCAGGCTTTAGAAAATCCTCAGGATTAAATGGAGTGCGTTGTGGGATTTATAGTGATTTGGGGTAACCGCAAGCCAGCTTCAATAGTGATCTGATATTATTGTGCGAGGCAAAAATAATTGCATAAAGGTTTGTGTGTCTAGCCCACTGGCCTTGAGTTTAATGTATGTGGATTCTTTGCAGTTCTCTGCCTTCACCGGCTTCACCTTGTTATTGTGAGATAAGATTGCTGTGACATAAAGGAGGGTTTGAAGGGGGGGCTGTACCTGGGCCACTGTGATAGCACACTTCTTTGCTAGCTCCTCCTTGGCCTCTTCGCTGGGGTAGGGGTTACTCAGGTGTGAGTAGAAGTACTCGTTCAGTATCTCCGTGGCCTGCTTGttaaagtttcttcttttccGTCTGTAAGTAGAAAGTAAAatgggagagagagagagagagcagcTGTGAACAAAGACAGTAAGGCAGAGGAGTATCAAGACAGAACTACAATGATGCAGTCAACTGCAACAGTGTCAACAGAGAGCAGAAGCAAGACAAAAATACAGCAAGACTGGCAGCAAAGAAGAGCAGCAGTTAGGCAGAGGGGAAGAGCGACAATGAGGATGTGACACACTGACGAGAAGAGGCCAAGATAGAGCAGCAGCAAGGCAGTTAGAgagctattgttttttttaagacaaatgagACAAAGTGACAGAGAACCATTTAGCCGGAGCAGCAGTAAAATCCATCTGCAGCAAGACAAAGTGACTGCAAAACAGTAAGCCAGACAAAACCATGAAGAAACAGAATGGTAGCAAGGCAGGAAGGTAGAGCAAAGTGAGCTAATGCTGCAGAGTAAACAAACTGGAATAAGGCTGAGCCATTGTACGGTAAGGtgacatatttatatatatataaaagattaaaaaatattaagatagCAAAAGAGACCAACAGAAGTGCAATGAGCAGTATGATTGAGGGACAACCTGAAAGAGGACAGAATGAAATGCTGTGAAAAGCATCTGCAACATGTTTATTATGACTCTTATGCTCAGACAGTTCCTCACAGAACTACAAATGATCACACTGGAAATATATCTGGTGAAGACCaactctgatttaaaaaaaaaaagtgtttcagtgtttttaacatgcttttgttgcatttttctcatggtggaagggataaataaagaaaattcaagtaaaattgcatttctgaggcagaatccaaattcttcccttctttcCTTACccttccaattgtaggggcatttagATGAGAAAGAGTGTTTTTTAGGGACTAACTGTCGCGGAGGAGAAATGTAGAGCCCTCCGCCACAAGGTTGGTCTGCATTGCGCTGTGCCGCGGAGGAGAAATGCTTTTGTTCaagtgggtgtgctctgaagctcagaaatttatatttaaatgtaagtaatgacttcttGTTTTAGCCcagcctttttaaagttataaactgatgttgttatgtatttccaagCGCTAGCAACTCCGTGCTAGCATAGCTGAGCAACAGTATTTTTCTATAACTCTCTTTTTGAAAGACTAAATATAGGGGTAGGGAGACGCCGTaggggtagaggaagaatttggatttggcttaagtatgtctttattcaaattacgGTGAATCAGGTGCATATATATATTAGGCACTCCTAATAGAGTGCAACACAAGAGTTAAACAAACATATGTAGCTGTTAGGCTACTTTGGGATAATGATTGCAATATATGAAggttaaaataacatatttgccaaataatttgcataattataaATTGAGCAAGtctatttataacttttttatgtAGTAAAATAACACTGTATAGTTATGGTTTtcataaagtaatttaatttttacattttttgaattagtaaaacaagaacaaacaaaaaagttccaTGTGATATAAATCCTAGCTGTGATTTTACTTTATGTATTTGGGTGAATCTGTTATACCTTTATCTATATCTGAGACAATATATGTAAATTCAATATAACATTTTGCAGTCATGCAGTTTATAGATTATTCTAATTTGTTGTAATATTCTTGTCATTTTCTTCTGACAGTTTTTTGCTAAACATAATTTCTACTTTCTGCAAAGAATCCAGCCTTATTGCAGAGGAGACTGCAAGATCTGTTTCCTGCTGCCGAGGAAATTTGTGATCCCCCCCTATTGACATGACAATGAAAATATGTGCAGATCCCCCTGCAGCAGTGAGCAGAGGTGAAGCACTTTCATCTGGAGGAAGGTGTGCATGTTTGAGCAGCAGGGTAAGGCACGCGCAGTATTGAACTCACCTGGCATCCAGGAAGCGGGAGCGCAGGATCATGACAGCCTCGCAGGTGCTCTGCTTCAGCTGCATCTGGATGGAGCTGAACTTGCGGTGGATGATGTTCACCATGCGCTCGATCTCTTTGGGTGAGATGGGCCGCGTGCGCGACTGCTCTCGCAGCAGGTTCATCACGTGTGTGGTGAACTCGTTACAGGCCTGCAGAGAAGGAGCAGAGTTACAACCTGAGCGAAGACGCCGCATCCTGCAGGCTGCAGTGTGGAACTTATAGGCTGCCAGTGAAGGCTTTTTTACAGCTTGAATGCTCCGTCTGGGTGTTCATTAAAGTCTTCTGACTCAATTAAGGTAATGCAGTTTATATTAACAAGCTCCACTGCCTTGAAAAGAAGCAAGGTTCTGATCGTCTTCAGAAGGCTGAAGATGCAGATCTCACCTGTTCATACTTCTCCAGCTCCGTGTGGTAGATCTGTCGGATCTGGGACAGCTTGGCCTTGTAGTCTGAATGCTCTGCGGAGTTGTCAGCTCCCACCCCTCCTGAAGCCGCCGCTGCAGCAGCTGCCGCCGCCACAGAGCTTCCGCCTTTCTCCGGACCAGACACGCCCTCCGCTAGCAGCATGTTGTCCAGCCGCATGAGCTGAGGGTCCAGGGGCTCTTCTTCCTGGGCACCACGAATACTCAGCACTGCCAGaaacagaggtcagaggtcagagatGAGACCAAAACAAGGTGCACACAAAAATGCACATAACTGTGCACATCAGCAAGCGACTAGAACTAATAACTGTTCAGATGAAGCAGTATCCCCTCATAAATGTCTCTATCAAATCCTATATTCTTGCTCGCTGAAAAGTCACCTGCTGAGAACCTGTAGCTGATGGTTCCTTGCTGAGAACCTGATATCATCACTCTAAAAGCCTGCCGATTTCCCACTGAGAGCCTGAAACCGACAACTTGATGGGTCTACACTTTTATGGCTCAGGGTGAGAATGGCACGTGCTGTGAAGTCAGGTATGGAGATGGAGACTGCTGATGCAAAGACAATGTCTCATTGCGTGAAGGGGGGAGGTCAGTGAGAGCACATCGCTCCAAGCTTCAGTTTCAGCAGATTTCCTCACTTCCTAAAGCTGCTGTTCTTCacataaagctttaaaaacgaGAGGAGGAATAAACTCTTGTGACTCCCAGTTCCAGCTGAagttttgactttatttgaaGAGAACCAGAAAATCTCGTGGAaggaacaaaataaagtaaaacttgtaaaaattcATGGAAACATGTGAAGAGTTATATTCTAAAGGACAAGGAAACATGCACGACTGTAAAGTGAACACCAGCTTTTCTGTGCTCCTTCACACTCATGCTAATCAGCTACTCTCCAGGATCTGGCTTCATCCCGGATGATCCAGATNNNNNNNNNNNNNNNNNNNNNNNNNNNNNNNNNNNNNNNNNNNNNNNNNGGCACACTGTAGCATAGCACCCCCCATACACACACTTCAACGGGTTACAAGCTGCAATATCTGCTGCACCCCTAATCCACCTGCAGAGCATCTTTAGACGGCATCTGCACTCAGGTGACTTGGGTGGGGGTCTATTTACTGGGACATaagaaaaagactggaaatCAGAAACAATGGTATCTTTTCTGCAGCCTGAAAATGAAACCATCATTAAAGCAGAGGGGGAACAATCACAGACACTCCAAATTAATAAGCAGCGATAATGAGCCTCTATAAACAGGCTCATCATTAAACAAGGACAACCTTACTGGCTAAATGCATGCAGCTTGACCGTGAAACCGTCTGACTGATTAGAAGTCTGACTGATTAACTGTTTGATTAGCTTAATAGTCTAATTTGGCAAATTTAAACACAGCTCGAGCGGTTACCAGTCCATACTCACAAGGTATACTTGTCTAACTGCTTGTTAATGTACATTTCTTATCAGCccatcacatggcagcaactcattGTATTTAGTCACGTGGACAGgatcaagacgatctgctgcagttcaaaccaagTATCAGAATGTAGAACTAAAAGGATTTAGGTGACTTTAAATGGTTGTTAGTACCAGACGGGCTGGCCTGAGTATTTCAGAATTTCAGGATTTTCACCAACAACCacctctagggtttacagagaatggtcagataaagagaaaatatccagtgagcggcTGTTCTGTTTgggaaatgccttgttgatagcaaaggtcagaggagaatgaccagaaTGATtacagctgatagaaagacaacagtaactcaaaatcactggttacaaccgaggtctgaGGAAGAACgtctctgaacacacaacacgTCCAGCCTTGGgacagatggactacagcaccagaagaacacaccaggtaCCACTCCTGTCACCTAataacaggaaactgaggctacaattcacacttgttcaccaaaactggacaatagaagaatagaagattggaaaaatgtttggTCTAATGAGTCTCCAACTCTGCTGCGAGATTCGGATTGTCAGAATTTgacatcaacaacatgaaagcatggatctgTCATGCCAATTATTAATGGTCCAGAGCTGAACTATCAGTGATCCCAGCAGTTTAAGACTTCAAAACCCAGAATATTTCTGCACTACGGTTACTGGTTCTTTGAACTGCAATGAGCCTTCTCACAAGTTTTGGAGTCCCATAAATTCCTCCTAAAACATGCACATCTTGGtgtcatgttttttaaactcaaaggaCTGAATTTGCTGATGCATGTCACAAACGGACAATCTGGTAAATAAAGTATCGTCATTCTATACAACTTGAGAGCTCCGGTACTAAAGTGTTAATCAAAAAGGTTTATTCTGGAGGAGAGTGAACTGAACCAGGCCACACTTGACAGACTGGACTAGTCCAGTCCAGCAAAGGACCAGtgaactgtccagggtgtactctgCCTTCGCCCTAACTAGGTTGGCTTTAGtgaccctgtgaccccaaaaggaattCAGtcggtttagaaaatgaatggatcaTCTAGGCTGTGGTGGACACAGAAGTCGACATTTTAACCCTTGAGCTatcttaggcatgtttacattaatagtggggtcatctggacctcatcTCATCAAGAGAATTGTGGGTGATCTTTGGATTCTGGGGACACTTCATTACTGCCTGAAGGGAGTATTGAAGCAGGATGGGTAACAACAGTCTTCAAGGCTtcataaaagaatgaaaaaatgaagaacCATAACTGGATCACGAGGTTTTATGTCCTTTTTTGGGCAGCTAAGTTCTGccgaacaaacaaacaacacagaCGAAGCAGAACAAGCTGGCAACCTTCAAGTCAGAGTTCTCCAGTGAAGATATAAAGCAGCTCAGCTCATCCAACCAAGTGTCCCGTGTCACATGAAGCCCAACTCCAGACAGCAGCGGGCGGGGTGGGGGGTGTATTGTGCATCACCTCAGGCATGTGGATTTGGCCCGCCCTGTCATTTAGAGTTGCCCTGATCTGCACCAGCTTATTAGAGCCATTCCTTCAAGGGGGCAGACGAGCACGTCACAGAAACCAGGCCAGGGGAGGGTGACCACACAGCCACCCTCAGCATGAGCAATCACAGCCTCACTCTGCCCCCGATGTCCCTTTGATTCCCTGTCACTCTGTGTTAGTGGAAGTTACTATCTGTGGTAGCAGAAGAGGAGCTCGGTGTGATCCGGCTGCGGCACTCCACCCTCACAACTCGACAGGCCCGCTCATGCATGCAGGACCCAGTCTGCAGTGGCTAAGCCAGCGTCAGCAGCATCATCTACAGTCACTGTTGGGCACATTTGTAACCAAATAACCAATCCACTCACACATTCTGGTGCAGAATGTACTCTATCTACAgccagaaatgtcattttttagccATGTGGAGGAATACGATGCCacaactgcagcagatcatgaACACCGCCACTCACTGAGACACCTCTATGTCATGTGACCACACAGCAGGTCAGAAGCAGGGAGAAGCCTCCTCCGGTCACAGGGGGGAATCTCCTTCTCCTCGCATGTCCTCTCACATAAACTCGTTTAAACCGTGAACATActatccatccacccatccatcttcCAAACCCACTGAATCCATTTTGGGGAGAAGCGGTTGCTGGATTCTATCTCAGCTACTGCTGGGCAAAGGCAGCATACACAGTAGACAGCTAAATGCAGAGGCAGGAAATACATGGAAAAATGCCCTGAAGCCACGTGAGCGTGTGACCTAACCTCTACTGAAGGCCCACACACACTGTTTACAGAGTGGGCCTACGACTTTCCAAGACGGGTCAGTCCACCTCCAAACCTGCCTTACTGAAACAAAGACAGCAGACCGAAGTACAGTTAGTTTGTTCCCTATGATCAGTCTGATTAAACCCACCTCTGGGTGCTGAActcgtttattttaaaaacacagcaaaaaatgttaaaaaaggctgtatcttcttttttcctcaaactttctcattttactatttttcattCTCCTGATTTCtgtatttctttcaaattttctgcCATTCCTCCTTTTCTCAATTTTGCCCCAGTTTATCAGTTTTTCCCCTAATATCcctattttggtaaattatttttttcttacttctttCCTcccctcatttttatttttgtgattccCCACTTTTTTCCCTTCTGTCTTCTTCAGCTTAGATTTACTTAACATCTTTTCTTAGTTTTACCTCTTggaaatcttcattttttttagacttttccatcattttttatgttttgttctaagtttgatttcttcacatttttttctattttattattttcttcttttttctctttatgcttttctttcaagttttccttttctttaattttactgCGGTTTTGCGATCTTTGTTGCcttaatttctacttttttggaACAGCACACATAACCATGCCTCTGTGAGTTTgtgaaggggcggggctcctgCTTACTATTAACAACATCAACATTTGAGTGTCAGCGTTGGGACAACCATagacattttaatgtttatttcctgATTCTCTCAGCCCCGTGGCTCATGATTCCCGATGTGCAGCATTCCATCAGCCAAAGTTTGACCTTCCATTTGTGTAATGCAGGCATCACGTGTGCTCGTTTGAGCACAGATCTGTGTGCTCGGGTTTGGGTGCTGATTCGCTGAATTGCCTGAAGATGTGTAAAGTCAGTAGTGGCACCAACCCAagcttttcataaaaatataaatgatgtAACTTCTAGGAAAGGGCTTCCATCACCAGCCAATGTCTTTGCTGCGCCCTCTCCCCTTCAGAGATCAAGTTTCCAAAGCTAAGAAGATGACAACATCTTgggtcattttttgaaaattacatgaTTAAGGATTTCACACATGAAGCACCTATCCTCTGAGACTGAGAAAAGCCTGAAAAGAGGCCTTCTAATGCAGCATTCATAAAAGTTTCCCTCTGACTGGTAAATATCTGTTTTCATCTCCAATAGGAAGGAGGACTTGGGTGTGTGAGGGAAATTGTCAGAGAGTTGCCAGAAAACAAGATTACCATAAAACATCCTGTTGCTGATAAAAGAAGAGTTAAGAGAGCAGGAAACAGGTTTCAGAGTCTGAAGCAACATTTGTGTGTGAGATGTGAGGGGGGGCAAATTCTCTTGGACAAGATGTGACAGTACATCTGCACCATTGACAAACCGTGGACTCTATGGTCTAATGCAGGGGACTGCACCCGGAGTCTCCGGAGCCTCTGGAATAGAGTCCACAGTTTgtcatatgtatatatgtatatatatatttgatctTTAAATTTTGTCTGTGCTTGGAaaaagtttaaagcacataGTCAGGATAAAGACACACCAAGGTAAACTTAAGGTATAAcaagaaaaattacattttattgattataTTTGTGGCAGTGAGATGATCATATGTTGTCCAGGGTGTTGAAATtcttaagaagaaaaatatatgaccctttttaaaaaaaaatacatttacattttgcctttaaaattctgtttttattcataaaaatagttcATATATACGTagcataaaagtaaaatgagCATATTTTAGGTTAAACATGTGTTTTGATCAGGAAGAGATTGTCCTGATTGGCTCTCtaagagtgtattcagactggatatatttggtttgcttaaatgAACTAGTTTATTTCCCcaaataatccagaacaaatttttagTCTAAATACACCCAATTGGACCCTGGTCTAGACTTTAGACCAGGAAGCGCTCTCAAAACCCATCTTTCAAAGTGATCTCAGTTAGATTACAATCGTATTGATCTCTGGTTTGCTCTGAATTTCCTCAGTCTGTATAGGCTCTgtgctcagagtgga includes:
- the LOC112150672 gene encoding pre-B-cell leukemia transcription factor 1 isoform X2, which encodes MDEQPRMMLSHAPGMAAHAGLPQHVHEGGTVVDGDARKQELGEILQQIMTITDQSLDEAQARKHGLNCHRMKPALFNVLCEIKEKTVLSIRGAQEEEPLDPQLMRLDNMLLAEGVSGPEKGGSSVAAAAAAAAASGGVGADNSAEHSDYKAKLSQIRQIYHTELEKYEQACNEFTTHVMNLLREQSRTRPISPKEIERMVNIIHRKFSSIQMQLKQSTCEAVMILRSRFLDARRKRRNFNKQATEILNEYFYSHLSNPYPSEEAKEELAKKCAITVAQVSNWFGNKRIRYKKNIGSAASFNVSNSGDLFMSVHALNGDSFQGAQVGANVQSQVDTLRHVISQTGAFSEGVVANHMYSPQGINANGGWQDAPTPSSVTSPTEGPGSVHSDTSN
- the LOC112150672 gene encoding pre-B-cell leukemia transcription factor 1 isoform X1, producing MDEQPRMMLSHAPGMAAHAGLPQHVHEGGTVVDGDARKQELGEILQQIMTITDQSLDEAQARKHGLNCHRMKPALFNVLCEIKEKTVLSIRGAQEEEPLDPQLMRLDNMLLAEGVSGPEKGGSSVAAAAAAAAASGGVGADNSAEHSDYKAKLSQIRQIYHTELEKYEQACNEFTTHVMNLLREQSRTRPISPKEIERMVNIIHRKFSSIQMQLKQSTCEAVMILRSRFLDARRKRRNFNKQATEILNEYFYSHLSNPYPSEEAKEELAKKCAITVAQVSNWFGNKRIRYKKNIGKFQEEANMYAARTAVSAANASSHGSQANSPSTPNSAGSAASFNVSNSGDLFMSVHALNGDSFQGAQVGANVQSQVDTLRHVISQTGAFSEGVVANHMYSPQGINANGGWQDAPTPSSVTSPTEGPGSVHSDTSN